GACGCGGGCGTTTCCGCCGGAGCTGGTCGACGAGGTGGTCGCCGAGTGCGGCCGGGTCGAGCAGCGGACGCGGTTGCTGCCGGCGCGGGTGGTGGTCTACTTCGTCCTGGCGATGTGCTTGTTCTTCGGGCAGGGCTATGAAGAGGTGGCCCGGCTTCTGGTCCAGGGGCTGGAGCGTGAGGGCCGGTGGGCGACCACCTGGCGGGTGCCCACCACGGCGGCGATCGGGCGGGCCCGGTTGCGGCTCGGGCCGGAGCCGTTGCGGGCCCTGTTCGCCCGGGTGTGCCGGCCGGTCGCGGACGCGCGGACGCAAGGCGCCTGGTACCGGCGGTGGCGGCTGGTCGCGGTGGACGGCACGGTCTTCGACGTTCCGGACACCGCGGCGAACGCCCAGTTCTTCGGGCGTCCCGGTACCAGTCGCGGGCAGGGCCGCAGTGCGTATCCGCAGGCGAGGGTGGCGGCCCTGGCCGAGTGCGGCACCCATGCCGTGTTCGCGGCCGAGGCCGGACCCCTCAACGTCCACGAGAGTGCTCTGGCCCAGCGGCTGTTCCCGGCGCTGACGGAGGGCATGCTTGTCCTGGCCGACCGGGGTTTTTGCGGATTCGATCTGTGGCGGGCCGCGAAGGCGGGCGGTGCGGACCTGCTGTGGCGGGTCCGCAGCGTCGTGGTGCTGCCGGTCCTGGAGACCCTCGCTGACGGCTCCTACCTGTCGGAGATCGTCGCCGCGCGGGACCACCACCGACGCGCGGACCCCGAGCGGGTGCGAGTGATCGAGTACACCCTCGGCCCCCGCGACGGTGACCGCACCGTCTACCGGCTGATCACCACCATCCTCGATCCTGAGCAGGCACCGGCTCAGGAGCTTGCCGCCCTCTATGCCCAGCGGTGGGAGATCGAGAACACCCTGGACGAGATCAAGAATCACCAGGGCGCCCCAGGGATGGTGCTGCGTTCCCAGCACCCCCGCGGCGTCGAACAGGAGATCTTCGCGTTCCTGCTGGTCCACCACGCGCTGCGGGACCTGATGCACCAGGCCGCTCTCCACACCGGGCACGATCCCGACCGGGTCTCCTTCACCCGAACCCTTCGCGTCGTCCGCCGCCACGTCACCGGGCAGGCGGCGCATTCCCCCCTCCCGACTGGCCCGGTCCATCACCCAGAGCCTGCGTGAGATCACAGAACGACTGCTGCCCGCACGGCGGTTGCGTTCCAACCCCCGCGTGATCAAACGCAAGATGTCCAACTGGGCCCTCAAACGAGCCGAGCACCACAGCCCACCCCGGCCAGACACTCCGGTGGTCCGGCTGGTCGGGCCAACCAAGACCACCCCAACCAGCCGGAAAACAAACTAAATCACCGGTATTGGCCCTAGCTGTTGGAAAACACCCAACCTGCCACGAACTGAGCTCTCAGCTGCCGTTCCGCGCGCCAGTCCGGGCGGCCGCAAGCTGATCCAGTGCGGCCTCGTCCGTGCAGAAGGCCTGCCCGTCCCTTGCCCAGTGCCCACCGACCGGAATCCCTTGAGGGGCTGTACCTGGCCGGTCAGGTCGGCCAGGACGTCGGGAAAGTCACGCGCATCCAGCAACACATGCGCGGCTGTTGCGCGACCCGGCTATACGACCGGCCCTCAGATCAGCGATCTCTCGGTCGGGGACGAAGACAGGACAGGAGAGACAGCAAGGCTCACCGTCGGTGTCCAGCACCGTATCGAAGTTCCAGCCCCTGGCCGCGTAATTACCCCAGTTCAACTGAAATTTCGACGACAACACCCACCACGCCAAGAATCGCGATCCCTCCTCCAACGAAACGCAGGAGGCGAGGCGTTGCACTGCCCACGAACCCGAAGGTGACAGAAGAGGTCAAATCAAAGAAACGGTCTGCAGCACCTTTCCAGTTGAATGCAAGAACAGCACCGGCCACTGCCAGAGCACCGCAAATCAGTACGGAGATCGGGTCAGCGTTCGATGCGACACGACCGGCTTGTTCCATGAGTTCATAATTCATCTATTTTACCCACTTCTGGTGGCCGTCGACGAGAGGCCTCGCCGACGGCCAGTAGATCAACTATCGCCAGTCCACGGTGAAGAGCTTACCCACGCGCGTACCGTGGGAAGTAGTCACGCCACCTTCGACCCCGAGACCGGTGCCCACACCTATTGTCGTGGCCCCGACTGCTTCGCCTCGGCTATTTGTAGCGCCGATTGCCCGCTCATGGCTACCCGATACAGCTATTCCAAAAGCCCCCGTGAGGGTCCCTCCCCACCCGTCACCTCGAAGCTGCTCAAAATCGGTTGCGTTGCTCCCCATGAGCCCAAATCCGAGATTGGCGCCATACGACGGCGTTTCACTCCCCTTACTGAAGCTGACACCATAGTCCGTCTTTCCGTCGCTTCGTGTTGTGCTTACGAGACAGGCAGAGACTGACCCTCCGACGCCAAACCCGGCTGAACCACTGACGCAGATACCCGTAGTATCTCCCGCAAAATACGCGCCCCAGACTTTCTCCGCCCCTCCAGTGAGGGAATTCCAGGCCGTCTTGACAGCCGCTTTGATTCCTTCCTTCTTGCGACGCTCTTTGGCGGCTGCAGCGTTCCGTTCGTTGGCTTCTTTGGTGGCCTGAGCCTTGGTAGCTGCTGCTTCTTTTTTGTTGTAGTGGAAGACGTCGTAGTTGGCGGGGTCGGAGCGGTACTTCTTGTACTTCTTCTGGGATTCCTTGTCCTTGAGCGGGGTCTGGTGCCAGCGCCACTTGCCGTTGTCGTACGTGTAGCCGACGGACATGCCGCGGTCCTGGCCCCAGCGGTCGTCATTGTAGGAGGCTCCGCCGGCGGGGCCGTCGGGGCGGAGGCCGTCGGGGTCGGACTTGGTGATGGGGTTGTTGTGGGCGTAGGAGTAGGCGTTCATCTGGGCCGGGTCATCGGTGTCGATGACGGGGTCGACCGAGAGGAAGCGGCCGAGGTTGGGGTCGTATTCGCGGGCGCCGAGGTGGATGAGGCCGGTGGGGTCGGTGGTGCCGCCGACGAAGCCACGGGTGCCGGGGATGGTGCCGGTCTGGGTGGAGCGGTTCTCGCCGAAGGGGAGTTGCTTGCGGCGGGTGATGGCAAGGGTGGTCATGGCGACCGCGGTCAGGGTGGTGCCCTGCTGGTCGGGGATGAGGAAGGAGAAGCCGCTGCTGGTGCGGACGGCGACGGTCTGGCCTTCGTGGGTGTAGTAGCGGATGCCTTCCTTGGTCCCGTCCGGCTTGATCTTGAGTTCGTTGCCGCCGGGCAGGGTGAGGGTGGTGGTGCCGTCGGCGTCCTTGGTGATCAGGCGGTTGCCGTCGGCGTCGTACTGGTAGCCGGTGGTCCGGCCGTTCTGAGTGAGGGTGGCGAGGTGGCCTTCGTCGTCCCAGGTGAGGTCCTGGGTGGTGGCGCCGATGGTGCGCTTGGTGGTGTTGCCCGTGGCGTCGTAGGCGAAGGCGCTGGTGCGGCCGTCAGCAGGGCCGCCCTTGGCGGTGGCGGTCTGGACGGCGTGGGGCAGACCGGTCTTGGGGGTGTTGTGGGTGTAGGTGGTGGTGGCGTCGGAGCCGGCCAGGGCTCCTGTGCCGTGGTCGGTCTGCTCTATGCGGTTGCCGACCGTGTCGTACGTGAAGGTCTGCCAGTAGGCGTCCGGGCCGCCGACAGCAGCGGTCGAGGGCTGTGTGGTGCAGTCGGTCTTCGCCGTCCACGCCTCGGTCAGACGGCCCAGGGCGTCGTTGGTGAAGCACTGGGTGTCGACCGTCTTGGCGGTGTCCTGGCCGCTGGCGGTGGTGATGCCGGTGATGTTCCCCGCGTCGTCGTAGGCGTAGGTGACGTCGTCGATGCGCTGGGGGGCGAGGTCGCGGTCGGTGGTCTGGCGGGTCAGGCGGCCGGTGAACTCGTCGTAGGTCTGGGTCTTGTAGACCTTCTTGCCGAGGGTGCCGTACTCGGTGCGTACGGGGCGTGAGAAGACGTCGTGGCTGGTGGCGTTGACGAGAGTGATGAGGCCGGCGGCGGTCTTCTCCGGGAGGTTGCCCTGGCCGTAGACCGTAGTCTGGCGTTCGCTGGGCAGGTTGCCGACCGCGGGGTGCTTGATCCAGGTCTGCTGGCCTGTGTAGTCGTTGTAGCCGTAGGTCCAGTTGTAGGTGCCCGCGCTCGCGCCCGCCTCGGCCGGGATGGTGACCGTGGTGGAGGTGGGCTGGTAGGCGTCGTTGTAGGAGTCGACCGTTGAGACGTACTTCTTGCCGTCGAGGTAGCGGGTGCTGCCGGCCGGCTGGCCCTTGGCGACGGTGTCGTAGGTCCACTCGGCGAGCAGGGCGTTGCCCTTCTTGAGGCTGGTCCTGCGTCCCAGGGCGTCGTACCCGTTGGTCAGGGTGATGCCGCGGGCGTCGGTGGCGGTGACCGGGTTGCCGAGTTCGTCGTAGGCGGTGTGGCTCTTGCCCTTGTCGGGGTCGTCGACGTCGGTCTGCTGGCCTCGGGCGTCGAAGGTGTAGGTCCACACGTTGCCGGCCGGGTCGGTCACGGTCAGCGGTTCGTCGAACTTGCCGTAGGTGTAGTGCGTCTTCTGCGAGGCGGTGCGGGCCGCGTCGGTGTACTCGAGGCGGTCGGTGGTCCGGCCGCGGGCGTCCGTGACGACGGTGGTGGCGGTGCCGCCCTTCGGCGGGATCACCGTGGTGCGGTCACCGTCGTAGACCGTCTTGGAGCGGTACTTCTCATCGGCGTAGGTGGAAGCGATGGTGTCGGTGACGCGGCCCAGGCCGTCGTACACGTTCTGCGTCATCGCGGGGACCGTGTTGTCGGCCGCCTTCGTCAGGGTCGCCGACGGAGCCCCGTCGGTGTAGTAGGCGGCGTAGGTCTTCCAGGGGTTGCCGCGGGTGTCGTACAGCGTCTCCGTCACGATCCGGTTGGTCGTGCCGATCGCACGGGCCTGGGTCTCACGCGGGCGCAGCAGGCCGTCGTAGAACTGGTAGGTGGTGTCGTAGGAGCCGTCGTACTGGAGTGTCTTGGTCGCCACCACGTTGGCTGCGGTCTGGGAGACGGTGTAGGTGTACTCGGCCGAGGGCTGGGCGGGGTGGTCTGCCTTGGACCAGCCGGGGTTCCAGACCTGCCGGGTGCGGCCCAGGCCGTCGTAGACGGCCTCCGTGCGCTTGCCGTTGGCGTCGGTCACGGCCGTGGGCACGGCGCGGGCCGGGTCGTAGGTGGTCGTGGTGGTGTGACCGAGCGCGTTGGTCCGGGTCTCGGCGGTGGGCGCCTCGATCGTGGCCGGGGTGTAGGCCGTGGTCGTGGTGCTGCCCTTGGCGTCGGTCTTGGTCAGTTCGCGGCCGTGCTGGTCGTAGGTGTGCCGGGCCGTGGTGAGGTAGCCGGTGCCCTTGTCGTCCTGCTCTTCGAGGCGGGTCACGTCACCCTTGGTGGGAGCCGTTTCCAGACTGGTGGCGCCGTCGTAGTAGTGCCGTTCGACGGAGACGAGGTCGGCGGGCAGCTGTGGCGTCTTGTCGCAGGCGACCGCCACGGTGCGCTGCTCCTTGGTCAGCGTGAGGATGTTCGCCGCCGTGTTGCGCGCATAGCTGGTGGTGGTGCACGTCTCGTCGCCCGCGGTGGCGATGTCGCCGAGGTCCGACTCGGTCAGGACCAGGCCGTAGTCGTCGAAGGTCCGCACGGTCCGTGTGGTGCGCCAGGAGTCGCCGACGGCGATACGGGTCCTCTCCTCCTGGACGGCGGTGACGTAGGCGTTCAGGGGCGACAGGCCGGTACGGGCCTGCGTGGCGGTGGCCTTGCCGTGCCAGGGCGTGTAGCTGGTGGTGGTCTCCAGTTTGCCGCCGGAGCCGTTGAAGGTGGCCTCTTCCCGGGTCATCCCCGCGAAGGCCGGATGGTCGGTGACCGCGGTCCCCTCGTGGTCCTTGACGGCGGCACCGTCGATGCCGCGGAAGTAGCGGTACTCCTTCAGCGTCTGCTGCGTCGAGGCGGGACTGCCGCCGCGCACCTCGACCCGGCCGTAGCCCTTGCGGTCACCGTAGGTGAGGTACTTGGCCTTGGTGAACTCGTCGTCGTCCTTGCCCCAGGCCATGCCGTCCAGGTAGCTGTAGTCGGTCTCCTTCGTCGGCGCGCCGCCGGTGTTGTCCGACTCCAGGACCTGGGTGACGACGTAGGTGTGGAACCAGTCCAGGTACGGCTCGTAGTTCGCGGCCGGCGCGTCCGGCGGGGACCACATGACCGGGTAGCAGCGACGGGTGTTGGAGGCGGGGGCGGGCATGTCACCCGGCTTGCAGTCGGGCTGGGAGTAGGTGACGCCGAGGGTGGCGCCGCTCTCGGTGTTGATGCCGTAGACGCGGTAGCGGACCAGCGGGGGCACCGGGTCGGGCTTGCCGCCGGTGGTCGCGCCCTCGACGCGGTTGGCCAGTTGCTGACCCTTGAAGGTGACGGTGGGCAGGGTGACATCACCCGTGCCGGTGTGGCCGGTGTGGGTGAGGGACGCCAGCCACAGGGCAGGGGCTGAACCGTCGCCGGTGGCGGGGAACTGCTGGGTCAGGCTCCAGCTGTCGACGGGCTTGTAGGCGCCGCCGGTCAGGACCGACGTATCGATCTTCGTCAGCCGCTTACGGGTCCAGAACGACGGCGAGTAGCGGTCCTTGCACTCGGTGTTCGGCGCGCAGTACTGGTCGAAGGGGACGTCGGGCCAGTTCTTGGCGTGGCTCGCGTCGAAGGTGCCGCAGTCGGTCAGGCACCGTTCTGCGACGGTGAAGCCCACCTTCGCGGCCGCTTTGCCGCTGTAGGCGCTGCCGGCGCGCAGTCCGTAGTCGATGTGGTCGAGGTAGCCGCCCCGGTCGTAGACGGTGGCGGTGGAGGCGCCGGTGTCGGGGTTGACGTTGCGTCCGTAGTAGTTGGTCTCCTTGGCCCAGTAGTAGGCCATCGCGTCGGCGTGCGGGTCGACGACGTAGTCGAGGTTCCAGCGCCATGCCTGCTGGCACCAGGAGTCCTTGTAGGCGTCGGCGTGGCATGGTTCGCCGGCGTGGTTGCCGAACACGGGGACGGTCCAGGTCGAGTTGGTCTCCGTCTTGCCGCTGCTCCAGCCGGGCAGGCGGTTGTAGCCGAAGTAGTACTGGATGCCGTCGGGTGTCGTGACCTTCCAGTACTCGTCGTTGTCGTCGCCGTTGCCGCGAGCCTTGTCGGTGAGCTTCTCCGCCTTGGTGCCGTCGTCGCTCTGCAGATGCCACTCACCGGAGGTGTCGTCATGGACGAGCACGTTGGACTGGCCGTTGAGGTTGAGGACCGCGTTGTCCTTCTTCCAGCACAGGTCACCACTCTTGTCGGTGCCGTTGCCGTCCTTGGCGTCGTCCGAGCAGGACACGTAGCGGCGCTCGATGAAACCGGGCTCCAACGACCAGCCGTCACCGACCCAGTTCGCCTGGTTGTTCGTCGCGGCCGTACGGCCGTCGACCGCCTGCGAGGAGTAGGAAAGGCCCAGCTTCGGCTGGACCCCGCCCGGGACCTCCGGGGTGTCGATACCGTACGACCAGGTGAAGGCACCGTTGGAACCACCCGCGGACCAGGATGCCGACGGTGCCAGCGAAGTGGCCCCGAAGTTGCCCGAAGACCCTGATACGGCGGCCGTGACCGCCAGCAGCACCGTCCCGCCGCCGACGGCACCGGACTTGGCCGTCTTCGGCAGAGCCGCGCCGGACGCCTGCTGTGCCGCGGGCAGTGCGACCGTCGCCGAGAGCGTCCTGGACTTGACGTCGTTGTCCGTGCGGAGGTCCTGGCCCGTACGGCAGCGCTCGTCCGCGGGAGCGGTCAGCGCGCACTCGGGAAGCCGGCGCAGCGTCAGGCGGGAGGCCCAGTCGCCGCCGAACATGTGCTGGTAGGCCGAATAGTCGACATCGATGGCGACATTGCCTTGGGCGCCTTCCGTGGGGCGAAGGGCCAGCAGCACACCGTCGACACCGAGCCTTCGCGCGGCCTGCTGGCCGAGGATCTCCACCTGTGCCTTGCCCGGACCGGCCGCAGCTCCGGCGGCCTTCGCGCCAGCTCTGCCGATCCGCAACGGCAGGCTTCCCGCCGCGACCTTGCCGCCCTGGTCAAGCTGGACAGTCGCCTTGCCCGGACGCGGCCAGGCCGCCTTGGGCGACGCCTTCCAGGCATGCCGACCCGCTTCGTCGGGCTTGCGCAGTTCCTTGGCCGTGACCGGGGACGTCGGTACGGGGTCCGGCTTCTTCAGCTTCGCCAGCGACAGCTCTGCCGCCGCGGCCACCGGCCCGCCCAGCAGACTCGCCACGAGATAGGCCACGAGCGTGGCGGCTATCCACTTGACGGCCCGCGCCCGCCTGCCGGCCAGTCTGCCTGAACGCACGGATCTTATCCGCAAACCGGACACTTTCCCCCCACAGGAAGTTCACAAGTGTGTAGATCACCCGGAACCTAGCACTGAACCCAGGAGAGCCCAAGGGGATGTAAAGAATCGTTTCACCGACTGGCCGAAAATCTACCTGGAAAAATTTTAAATACCAGCCAATTTATTAATTAAGTTACATTCATGATGAATCGGTCATTTCTGATGCAGGTCAAGCCGCATAGCCCGCAGGATGCGGGCCGCCTCACGCGCCCCACCTGGGCGGATGCCGAGGCACACATGGGTCGCAGGTGGCAGCGCGCCCACAGTGGGTTGCGATGCACACTCACGTCTGTGAAGATCCTGTAGGGGGGTGTAATGAAATTCGGAAACGGGAAAAGGCGAGCTGTACTGCCGCGACGGCATGCGGACTGCGGATTTTCCAGGCAGCTGATTTCCACGCCCCGCCCACCGATATCCGCCTGCGTGAAACGGGCGAGTGGCCGGAGCTGAAAGTTCCGGCCGCCGTCTGAGCCCTACGGGTGCCCGTCACCGGTGCTGGTGCCGGTGTTCCACTGCGGCACGCTCTTCTGCCCCTCTCCGCAGAGTCGCCCGGCAGCACCACGTGCCGAGGACTGAGGGTCCCGGCTCTCTCCCCGGTGACGAGACCCACTTGGGACCCGCGGATGCGAACCCGTACGACGTACTCACAGAAGGATCCGTGATGAGAACTTCCAGACGCCGGCCGTGGCACAGTCGGCACCGGCGCAGAACGCTGACCGGTGCCGCCGCCCTTGCCGCGGGCTCCCTGGTGCTGCCTCTCGCCGTGTCGTCACCTGTGTCGGCCGCCACCGCGGGCACGTCTGCCGAAGTCCGGCCGGACCCGGTGGCCGCGGCTTCCCGAAAGGCGGCGGAGACCGGTGAGCGCGTCGAGGTGACGGCCAAGCGCACCGAGGACACCGAGGTGTATGCGAACCCGGACGGGAGTTTCACCGAGGACCGGCACGCACTGCCCGAAAGGGTCCGCAAGGGGCACCGGCTGGTGCCCATCGACGCCACGTTGCAGCCCAACCCGGACGGAACCCTGTCGACCAGGGCGACCACGGTCGATGTGACGTTCTCCGGGGGCGGCGCCGGTCCGATGGCCACCGTCACACGTGACGGACGCAGCCTTTCCCTGACGTGGCCGACCGCTCTGCCCGCGCCGGTCGTGGCGGCGGACAGCGCGACCTACCCCGACGTGCTTCCCGGCGTCGACCTCAAACTGCAGGCCGGGGCCGGCGGCTTCGCCCAGCTCCTCGTGGTCAAAACGCCCGAGGCAGCGGCGAATCCGAAACTGAAGGACCTCCAGTACGGCATGTCGGCCGACGGTGTCGACGTCAAGGCCGACCCGAACGGCAACCTCACGGCGGTGAACCCGGCGGGTCAGGAGGTCTTCACCAGCCCGACTCCGCGCATGTGGGACAGCAGCACCGCCGCCCCTCCCCAGGGCCTGTCCCGTACGACCGCGCAGGGCACGGGAAACGATGGGGACGGACCTGACGTGCCGACCGGTGAGTTCGAGCCGGGATACGGCGCCAAGCAGGCCGCGATGGACGTGAAGGTGACCGACACACACCTGTCGGTCACCCCCGATCAGAGCCTCCTGACGGCCGCGGACACCCACTACCCGGTGTACATCGACCCGGTGGTGTCGGGCGGCCGTGAGGCATGGACGATCGCCTACAAGAAATACCCGAACTCTTCCTTCTACAACGGCGTCGGCTGGGGAGGCTCCGGCTCCTCCACGACCACCGCACGCGTGGGCTACGAGAACGAGACGAACGGCCTGGCCGAGTCCTACTTCCGTATGGACTCCAACAAGCTGTGGGACACCAACAAACAGATCACCAAGTCCACGTTCAGGATCAAGAACACGTGGTCCTGGTCCTGCACCGACCGTGTCGTCGAGGTCGGACTCACCGGCTCCATCAGCTCCGCCACCACGTGGAACAAGCGGCCCAGCTGGGCTCGTACGCTGTCCTCCGTCAACCAGTCCCTGGGCTGGGGCAGTGCCTGCCCAGCCGGCAACCTCGCCTTCGACGTGACCTCGGCCGCCAAGGACGCCGCATCGAAGAAGTGGCCCAACATCACACTGGGCATGCGCGCCGCCAATGAGAGCGACGTCTACGCGTGGAAGAAGTTCGACGCCCACAGCGCGGTCCTCTCCACGGACTACAACACCGTCCCCGACCCGCCCACCGGCCTGTACACGTCCCCGGACACCGGCAAGAACTGCGGAACCACCACCCCCTACACAGTGATCGGCAACACCGACATCACCCTGGGCGGCAAGTTCACCGACTCCGACGACGGGACCATCAAGGCCCACTTCATCCTGTGGCCCA
The sequence above is drawn from the Streptomyces sp. SAT1 genome and encodes:
- a CDS encoding IS4 family transposase, which translates into the protein MPRPGQVKSSGVGRFSDRIALGVLTRAFPPELVDEVVAECGRVEQRTRLLPARVVVYFVLAMCLFFGQGYEEVARLLVQGLEREGRWATTWRVPTTAAIGRARLRLGPEPLRALFARVCRPVADARTQGAWYRRWRLVAVDGTVFDVPDTAANAQFFGRPGTSRGQGRSAYPQARVAALAECGTHAVFAAEAGPLNVHESALAQRLFPALTEGMLVLADRGFCGFDLWRAAKAGGADLLWRVRSVVVLPVLETLADGSYLSEIVAARDHHRRADPERVRVIEYTLGPRDGDRTVYRLITTILDPEQAPAQELAALYAQRWEIENTLDEIKNHQGAPGMVLRSQHPRGVEQEIFAFLLVHHALRDLMHQAALHTGHDPDRVSFTRTLRVVRRHVTGQAAHSPLPTGPVHHPEPA
- a CDS encoding RHS repeat domain-containing protein, which encodes MRSGRLAGRRARAVKWIAATLVAYLVASLLGGPVAAAAELSLAKLKKPDPVPTSPVTAKELRKPDEAGRHAWKASPKAAWPRPGKATVQLDQGGKVAAGSLPLRIGRAGAKAAGAAAGPGKAQVEILGQQAARRLGVDGVLLALRPTEGAQGNVAIDVDYSAYQHMFGGDWASRLTLRRLPECALTAPADERCRTGQDLRTDNDVKSRTLSATVALPAAQQASGAALPKTAKSGAVGGGTVLLAVTAAVSGSSGNFGATSLAPSASWSAGGSNGAFTWSYGIDTPEVPGGVQPKLGLSYSSQAVDGRTAATNNQANWVGDGWSLEPGFIERRYVSCSDDAKDGNGTDKSGDLCWKKDNAVLNLNGQSNVLVHDDTSGEWHLQSDDGTKAEKLTDKARGNGDDNDEYWKVTTPDGIQYYFGYNRLPGWSSGKTETNSTWTVPVFGNHAGEPCHADAYKDSWCQQAWRWNLDYVVDPHADAMAYYWAKETNYYGRNVNPDTGASTATVYDRGGYLDHIDYGLRAGSAYSGKAAAKVGFTVAERCLTDCGTFDASHAKNWPDVPFDQYCAPNTECKDRYSPSFWTRKRLTKIDTSVLTGGAYKPVDSWSLTQQFPATGDGSAPALWLASLTHTGHTGTGDVTLPTVTFKGQQLANRVEGATTGGKPDPVPPLVRYRVYGINTESGATLGVTYSQPDCKPGDMPAPASNTRRCYPVMWSPPDAPAANYEPYLDWFHTYVVTQVLESDNTGGAPTKETDYSYLDGMAWGKDDDEFTKAKYLTYGDRKGYGRVEVRGGSPASTQQTLKEYRYFRGIDGAAVKDHEGTAVTDHPAFAGMTREEATFNGSGGKLETTTSYTPWHGKATATQARTGLSPLNAYVTAVQEERTRIAVGDSWRTTRTVRTFDDYGLVLTESDLGDIATAGDETCTTTSYARNTAANILTLTKEQRTVAVACDKTPQLPADLVSVERHYYDGATSLETAPTKGDVTRLEEQDDKGTGYLTTARHTYDQHGRELTKTDAKGSTTTTAYTPATIEAPTAETRTNALGHTTTTTYDPARAVPTAVTDANGKRTEAVYDGLGRTRQVWNPGWSKADHPAQPSAEYTYTVSQTAANVVATKTLQYDGSYDTTYQFYDGLLRPRETQARAIGTTNRIVTETLYDTRGNPWKTYAAYYTDGAPSATLTKAADNTVPAMTQNVYDGLGRVTDTIASTYADEKYRSKTVYDGDRTTVIPPKGGTATTVVTDARGRTTDRLEYTDAARTASQKTHYTYGKFDEPLTVTDPAGNVWTYTFDARGQQTDVDDPDKGKSHTAYDELGNPVTATDARGITLTNGYDALGRRTSLKKGNALLAEWTYDTVAKGQPAGSTRYLDGKKYVSTVDSYNDAYQPTSTTVTIPAEAGASAGTYNWTYGYNDYTGQQTWIKHPAVGNLPSERQTTVYGQGNLPEKTAAGLITLVNATSHDVFSRPVRTEYGTLGKKVYKTQTYDEFTGRLTRQTTDRDLAPQRIDDVTYAYDDAGNITGITTASGQDTAKTVDTQCFTNDALGRLTEAWTAKTDCTTQPSTAAVGGPDAYWQTFTYDTVGNRIEQTDHGTGALAGSDATTTYTHNTPKTGLPHAVQTATAKGGPADGRTSAFAYDATGNTTKRTIGATTQDLTWDDEGHLATLTQNGRTTGYQYDADGNRLITKDADGTTTLTLPGGNELKIKPDGTKEGIRYYTHEGQTVAVRTSSGFSFLIPDQQGTTLTAVAMTTLAITRRKQLPFGENRSTQTGTIPGTRGFVGGTTDPTGLIHLGAREYDPNLGRFLSVDPVIDTDDPAQMNAYSYAHNNPITKSDPDGLRPDGPAGGASYNDDRWGQDRGMSVGYTYDNGKWRWHQTPLKDKESQKKYKKYRSDPANYDVFHYNKKEAAATKAQATKEANERNAAAAKERRKKEGIKAAVKTAWNSLTGGAEKVWGAYFAGDTTGICVSGSAGFGVGGSVSACLVSTTRSDGKTDYGVSFSKGSETPSYGANLGFGLMGSNATDFEQLRGDGWGGTLTGAFGIAVSGSHERAIGATNSRGEAVGATTIGVGTGLGVEGGVTTSHGTRVGKLFTVDWR
- a CDS encoding FG-GAP-like repeat-containing protein; protein product: MRTSRRRPWHSRHRRRTLTGAAALAAGSLVLPLAVSSPVSAATAGTSAEVRPDPVAAASRKAAETGERVEVTAKRTEDTEVYANPDGSFTEDRHALPERVRKGHRLVPIDATLQPNPDGTLSTRATTVDVTFSGGGAGPMATVTRDGRSLSLTWPTALPAPVVAADSATYPDVLPGVDLKLQAGAGGFAQLLVVKTPEAAANPKLKDLQYGMSADGVDVKADPNGNLTAVNPAGQEVFTSPTPRMWDSSTAAPPQGLSRTTAQGTGNDGDGPDVPTGEFEPGYGAKQAAMDVKVTDTHLSVTPDQSLLTAADTHYPVYIDPVVSGGREAWTIAYKKYPNSSFYNGVGWGGSGSSTTTARVGYENETNGLAESYFRMDSNKLWDTNKQITKSTFRIKNTWSWSCTDRVVEVGLTGSISSATTWNKRPSWARTLSSVNQSLGWGSACPAGNLAFDVTSAAKDAASKKWPNITLGMRAANESDVYAWKKFDAHSAVLSTDYNTVPDPPTGLYTSPDTGKNCGTTTPYTVIGNTDITLGGKFTDSDDGTIKAHFILWPTGHGGAKNEVNSTVSTTSGTVSKLVVPKAKLAALLKDAGVTGTGTFTWYARAEDATASSAFSAQCHFQFDGTRPSHPPTVTSVQFPDGTDGWPENTSPVRTAGTFTLGNGGVSDVAKYEYWTDWDPTVRTATPATAGGSKDVTFTPVSAGPHFLYARSIDHGNNTSDRAAYLFYVKSPNVTDKPGDLNGDGNSDLYGVRTDGALWQYSGSGNGSLSVYTTASTTKFNGASITHRGDWTGDGYEDLIALTGSAGSRTLQLYPNNGYGYACTTKGEQADSGTCTADRQELTVDDPADNHWQNADQVLAIGDVDGPLDVDDDGVIDVPGFPDLLVKEGNLLWLYYGASIYSLDAASEPVLIGNGGWSGYDLIAPGDVDQDGNVDILAREKSTGALYLYPGTGPTGAGLASRVRIGTGWTPTSRPLIASGGDADNDGKPDLWATSPDTGKGLYFYPAITPTTHGTPTAVGTNGWDAFEALS